From a single Vanacampus margaritifer isolate UIUO_Vmar chromosome 15, RoL_Vmar_1.0, whole genome shotgun sequence genomic region:
- the tox4b gene encoding TOX high mobility group box family member 4b isoform X1 — protein MDLNFYSHLTGGSGQHDGDPEFLDPQSFNGFDADNKFPGGSDNYLAISGSGHPFLAPSETFHTPSLGDEEFEIPPISLDPDSSLTVSDVVSHFGELPDASPSDGVVVPGNAVVEGDDPSFASTFVHPSSQGLEHLTLGVMHQSGGTLLGSSLGMDLGHPIGSQFSGSSPVTIDVPLGEISQGLLGSNQLTTIDQSELSAQLGLGLGAGNILQRPQSPEHRLSATASPTSSLQDDDMDDFRRSILVESPVSQTYCPGVISLDPTVAEAPPSGSALALTGRKGGGGRGGKKKKEDPNEPQKPVPAYALFFRDTQAAIKGQNPKATIGEVSKIVATMWDSLGKEQKQVYKRKNELAKKDYLRALAEYRTNLNCQVPIEVLDSAPSPSPPPAAPTAPAASVSPAPSRPSRAQQYNPEENTITNICASNIILDLPQVTTRSRTGAIRPQPPPESNPPTVAKIIIKQMQLPSGGVSVTAMPASSPRQPPPLQQMQSTPPPPRLQQMVHAQAPPPLQAKPRGGGAVATAAPPPLQIKVVPSVRQADPGAPVIMASACETADLAKAAAVTGEEMMEAEEGMEVEVKVAPGHDIAPSASPNICVRTGCTNPAVDSKDWDKEYCSNECVATHCRDVFTAWCAIRGQNSTTVT, from the exons atggacCTGAATTTTTACTCCCATCTTACCGGCGGAAGCGGGCAGCATGACGGCGATCCAGAGTTCCTGGATCCGCAGTCGTTCAACGGATTTGACGCTGATAACAAG TTCCCAGGTGGCAGTGACAACTACCTGGCAATTTCCGGGTCGGGCCACCCCTTCCTTGCTCCCTCAGAG ACCTTCCACACTCCCAGTCTGGGCGATGAAGAGTTCGAGATCCCTCCCATCTCACTGGACCCGGACTCGTCCCTCACAGTTTCCGACGTAGTGTCACATTTTGGGGAGCTGCCGGACGCCAGTCCCTCTGATGGCGTGGTGGTTCCCGGGAACGCCGTGGTGGAAGGTGACGACCCCTCTTTCGCCTCCACTTTTGTCCACCCTTCTTCCCAGGGTCTGGAGCACCTGACTTTGGGAGTCATGCACCAGTCCGGAGGCACCTTGCTAGGCTCGTCCTTGGGAATG GATTTGGGCCATCCCATCGGCTCACAGTTTAGCGGCTCATCTCCGGTCACCATTGATGTTCCGCTAGGAGAAATAAGCCAAGGCCTGCTGGGCTCCAACCAGCTGACCACCATCGACCAGTCAGAGCTCAGCGCTCAGCTAGGCCTCGGTTTGGGGGCTGGGAATATTTTGCAGCGGCCGCAGTCGCCGGAGCACCGGCTGTCGGCCACGGCGTCGCCTACCAGCTCGCTGCAGGATGATGACATGGACGACTTCCGAAGG AGCATCCTGGTGGAATCTCCCGTCTCTCAAACCTACTGCCCGGGGGTCATCTCCCTGGACCCCACTGTGGCCGAGGCGCCGCCATCCGGCTCCGCCTTGGCGCTCACGGGTCGAAAGGGAGGGGGAGGCAGGggcgggaagaagaagaaggaagacCCCAACGAGCCGCAGAAGCCCGTGCCAGCGTACGCTCTCTTCTTCAGGGATACTCAGGCAGCCATCAAAGGACAAAACCCCAAAGCTACCATAGGAGAAGTGTCAAAGATCGTGGCAACCATGTGGGACAGCCTCGGGAAGGAGCAAAAGCAG GTGTACAAGAGGAAAAACGAATTAGCCAAGAAGGATTACTTGAGAGCACTTGCGGAGTACAGGACCAACCTCAATTGTCAG GTCCCCATCGAAGTGTTGGATTCAgcgccgtcgccgtcgccgcCCCCAGCAGCTCCTACGGCCCCGGCCGCCAGTGTGTCGCCCGCCCCGTCTCGCCCCAGCAGGGCCCAGCAGTACAACCCCGAGGAGAACACCATCACCAACATCTGCGCTTCCAACATCATCTTGGACCTGCCTCAGGTCACCACACGCTCCCGCACGGGCGCCATCAGACCACAACCTCCGCCCGAATCCAACCCGCCCACCGTGGCCAAGATCATCATCAAGCAGATGCAGCTGCCCTCAGGCGGCGTGTCGGTCACGGCCATGCCCGCCTCGTCGCCGCGACAGCCGCCGCCGCTTCAGCAAATGCAaagcacgccgccgccgccaaggTTGCAGCAGATGGTGCACGCCCAAGCTCCGCCACCGCTGCAGGCCAAGCCTCGGGGAGGCGGTGCCGTGGCCACCGCGGCGCCGCCGCCGCTACAGATCAAGGTGGTCCCGTCGGTACGGCAGGCAGATCCCGGTGCGCCGGTCATTATGGCATCAGCTTGTGAAACGGCGGATTTGGCCAAGGCCGCTGCAGTGACAGGAGAGGAAATGATGGAGGCGGAGGAAGGG ATGGAAGTAGAGGTCAAAGTGGCCCCCGGGCATGACATCGCACCCTCTGCCAGTCCAAACATTTGCGTGCGCACCGGTTGCACCAACCCAGCAGTGGACAGCAAAGACTGGGACAAAGAGTACTGCAGCAACGAGTGTGTCGCCACACACTGCAG GGACGTGTTCACAGCCTGGTGCGCCATCCGAGGACAGAACTCCACCACGGTTACCTAG
- the supt16h gene encoding FACT complex subunit SPT16, translating to MAANLDKEAYYRRIKRLYSNWKKGEDEFGKVDAIVVSVGVDEEIVYAKSTAIQTWLFGYEVTDTIMVFCDTKILFLASKKKVDFLKQVAITKGNENAYGVPPITLLTREKNESNKPNFDKMIEAIRGSREGKTVGVFSKDKFPGEYMKSWNDTLTSKGLEKVDISAVVAYTMAVKEDGELSLMKKAAGITSEVYSKFFKERVMEIVDADEKVRHSKLAESVEKAIEEKQYLCGVHPSTVEMCYPPIIQSGGNYSLKFSVVSDKNHMHFGAITCAMGIRYKSYCSNLVRTLMVDPPQEMQDNYNFLLQVEEELLKELKHGVKICDAYNTVIEYVKKEKGDLVAKLTKNLGFAMGIEFREGSLVLNSKNQYKLKKGMVLSVSLGFADLTNKDGKKEEQKKYALFVGDTVQINEEEAATVLTPVKKKIKNVGIFLKNDDEQEEEEDGDDAEELLGKGARGAALLADRTRNEMTAEEKRRAHQKELADSLNEEAKRRLTEQKGEQQIQKARKSNVSYKNVSQMPREKDIREMKIFIDKKYETVVMPIFGIATPFHIATIKNISMSVEGDYTYLRINFYVPGSSLGRQEGNIFPNPDATFVKEITYRASNLKVPGDTSVPSTNLQNAFRIIKEVQKRYKTREAEEKEKEGIVKQDSLVINLNRSNPKLKDLYIRPNIAQKRMQGSLEAHTNGFRFTSVRGDKVDILYNNIKHAIFQPCDGEMIIVLHFHLKNAIMFGKRRHTDVQFYTEVGEITTDLGKHQHMHDRDDLYAEQMEREMRHKLKSAFKNFSEKVETLTREELEFEVPFRDLGFQGAPYRSTCLLQPTSSSLVNVTEWPPFVVTLDEVELVHFERVQFHLKNFDVVIVYKDYNKKVTMINAVPVNSLDPIKEWLNSCDIKYTEGVQSLNWTKIMKTIVDDPEGFFEQGGWSFLDPESEGSGGEEDSESEMEDETFNPSADETEVEEEDSDEDYSSETENSDYSASLGSEEESGKDWDELEEEARKADKESHYEDEDTSNKKRKNPSSTLPPVKKKRRS from the exons ATGGCGGCGAACCTGGACAAGGAAGCGTACTACCGGCGGATTAAGAGACTGTACAGCAACTGGAAG aaaggaGAGGATGAGTTTGGTAAAGTTGATGCCATTGTGGTGTCTGTTGGAGTGGACGAGGAAATTGTCTACGCCAAATCAACGGCCATACAG ACTTGGCTGTTTGGCTACGAGGTGACAGATACCATCATGGTCTTTTGCGATACCAAGATCCTCTTCCTCGCCAGCAAGAAGAAGGTGGATTTCCTCAAGCAGGTGGCCATAACCAAGGGCAACGAAAACGCCTACGGTGTCCCGCCCATTACGCTTCTTACAAGGGAAAAG AACGAGAGCAACAAGCCCAACTTCGACAAGATGATCGAAGCAATTCGCGGCAGCCGTGAAGGCAAGACCGTGGGTGTGTTCAGCAAGGACAAATTTCCCGGCGAGTACATGAAGAGCTGGAACGACACGCTCACGTCCAAGGGGCTAGAGAAG GTGGACATCAGTGCTGTGGTGGCGTACACCATGGCAGTGAAGGAGGATGGCGAGCTCAGCCTGATGAAGAAAGCGGCGGGCATCACCAGCGAGGTGTATTCCAAGTTTTTTAAGGAGCGAGTCATGGAGATCGTTGACGCCGATGAG AAAGTGCGCCACAGCAAACTGGCCGAGTCCGTGGAAAAAGCCATCGAGGAGAAGCAATACCTCTGTGGCGTTCACCCTTCCACTGTGGAGATGTGTTACCCTCCCATTATCCAGAGCGGTGGAAACTACAGCCTCAAGTTCAGCGTTGTTAG TGACAAGAACCACATGCACTTTGGCGCCATCACGTGCGCCATGGGGATCCGCTACAAGTCGTACTGCTCCAACCTGGTGCGGACACTCATGGTGGACCCCCCGCAGGAGATGCAGGACAACTACAATTTCCTGCTTCAGGTGGAGGAGGAGCTGCTGAAGGAGCTCAAGCACG GTGTGAAAATCTGCGATGCCTACAACACTGTTATAGAGTACGTGAAGAAAGAGAAAGGGGATCTCGTTGCCAAGCTGACCAAAAACCTCGG GTTTGCCATGGGGATCGAGTTCAGAGAAGGCTCTTTGGTGCTCAACTCCAAGAATCAGTACAAACTGAAGAAAG GCATGGTGCTGAGTGTCAGTTTAGGCTTCGCCGACCTTACGAACAAAGATGGCAAAAAAGAAGAGCAGAAGAAGTATGCCCTCTTTGTCGGGGACACGGTGCAGATCAACGAG GAGGAGGCGGCCACAGTACTCACACCAGTCAAGAAGAAGATCAAAAACGTGGGGATCTTTCTCAAG AACGATGACgagcaagaggaggaggaggatggcgACGATGCCGAGGAGCTGCTGGGCAAGGGCGCCCGCGGCGCGGCGCTCCTGGCCGACAGAACCCGG AACGAGATGACGGCGGAAGAGAAGCGGCGCGCTCACCAGAAAGAGCTCGCCGACAGTTTGAACGAGGAGGCCAAGCGGCGACTGACGGAGCAGAAAGGCGAGCAGCAGATCCAGAA GGCCAGAAAATCCAACGTGTCTTACAAGAACGTGTCTCAGATGCCCAGAGAGAAGGACATCAGAGAAATGAAGATCTTCATCGACAAGAAATACGAGACGGTCGTCATGCCCATCTTTGGCATCGCAACGCCGTTTCACATCGCCACCATCAAG AACATCAGCATGTCTGTGGAAGGTGATTACACGTACTTGAGGATCAACTTCTACGTTCCCGGGAGCTCTTTGGGCCGACAGGAAGGGAACATCTTCCCCAATCCCGATGCCACTTTTGTTAAGGAAAT CACGTACCGCGCGTCCAACCTGAAAGTGCCCGGCGACACCTCGGTGCCATCCACCAACCTGCAGAACGCCTTCCGCATCATCAAGGAGGTTCAGAAGCGCTACAAGACACGGGAGGCCGAGGAGAAGGAAAAGGAAGGCATCGTCAAGCAGGACTCGCTGGTCATCAACCTCAATCGTAGCAACCCCAAACTCAAAGATCTCTACATCCGGCCCAACATCGCCCAGAAGAGGATGCAGGGCTCGCTGGAGGCACATACCAACG GTTTCCGTTTCACGTCCGTCCGCGGCGATAAAGTGGACATCCTTTACAACAACATCAAGCACGCCATCTTCCAGCCGTGCGACGGCGAGATGATCATCGTCCTGCACTTCCACCTCAAG AACGCCATCATGTTCGGCAAGCGCCGCCACACGGACGTGCAGTTCTACACAGAAGTGGGCGAGATCACCACGGACCTGGGCAAGCACCAGCACATGCACGACCGCGACGACCTCTACGCCGAGCAGATGGAGCGCGAGATGCGGCACAAGCTCAAGTCTGCCTTCAAGAACTTCAGCGAGAAGGTGGAGACGCTCACCCGAGAAGAGCTGGAGTTCGAGGTTCCCTTCAGGGACCTTGG TTTCCAGGGCGCCCCCTACAGGAGTACCTGTCTGCTGCAGCCCACTTCCAGTTCCCTTGTCAACGTTACGGAATGG CCGCCATTTGTGGTGACTCTTGACGAGGTGGAGCTGGTCCACTTTGAGCGTGTGCAGTTCCACCTGAAGAACTTTGACGTGGTCATCGTCTACAAGGACTACAACAAAAAGGTCACCATGATCAACGCTGTGCCTGTCAACTCCCTGGACCCCATCAAGGAGTGGCTCAA CTCGTGTGACATCAAGTACACAGAGGGCGTCCAGTCCCTCAACTGGACCAAAATCATGAAGACCATCGTGGATGACCCCGAGGGTTTCTTTGAGCAAGGAGGCTGGTCCTTCCTGGACCCGGAGAGCGAG GGGAGCGGTGGTGAAGAAGATTCTGAGTCTGAGATGGAAGACGAGACGTTTAACCCCTCTGCGGACGAGACGGAAGTAGAGGAGGAAGACAGCGATGAAGACTACAGCTCAGAGACGGAGAATTCCG ACTACAGTGCATCACTGGGCAGCGAGGAGGAGAGTGGCAAGGACTGGGACGAGCTGGAGGAAGAGGCCAGGAAAG CCGACAAAGAGAGTCACTACGAGGACGAAGATACGTCCAATAAGAAGAGGAAGAACCCCTCATCAACGCTGCCGCCAGTCAAGAAGAAGAGGCGGTCCTAA
- the tox4b gene encoding TOX high mobility group box family member 4b isoform X2 — protein MEFPGGSDNYLAISGSGHPFLAPSETFHTPSLGDEEFEIPPISLDPDSSLTVSDVVSHFGELPDASPSDGVVVPGNAVVEGDDPSFASTFVHPSSQGLEHLTLGVMHQSGGTLLGSSLGMDLGHPIGSQFSGSSPVTIDVPLGEISQGLLGSNQLTTIDQSELSAQLGLGLGAGNILQRPQSPEHRLSATASPTSSLQDDDMDDFRRSILVESPVSQTYCPGVISLDPTVAEAPPSGSALALTGRKGGGGRGGKKKKEDPNEPQKPVPAYALFFRDTQAAIKGQNPKATIGEVSKIVATMWDSLGKEQKQVYKRKNELAKKDYLRALAEYRTNLNCQVPIEVLDSAPSPSPPPAAPTAPAASVSPAPSRPSRAQQYNPEENTITNICASNIILDLPQVTTRSRTGAIRPQPPPESNPPTVAKIIIKQMQLPSGGVSVTAMPASSPRQPPPLQQMQSTPPPPRLQQMVHAQAPPPLQAKPRGGGAVATAAPPPLQIKVVPSVRQADPGAPVIMASACETADLAKAAAVTGEEMMEAEEGMEVEVKVAPGHDIAPSASPNICVRTGCTNPAVDSKDWDKEYCSNECVATHCRDVFTAWCAIRGQNSTTVT, from the exons ATGGAG TTCCCAGGTGGCAGTGACAACTACCTGGCAATTTCCGGGTCGGGCCACCCCTTCCTTGCTCCCTCAGAG ACCTTCCACACTCCCAGTCTGGGCGATGAAGAGTTCGAGATCCCTCCCATCTCACTGGACCCGGACTCGTCCCTCACAGTTTCCGACGTAGTGTCACATTTTGGGGAGCTGCCGGACGCCAGTCCCTCTGATGGCGTGGTGGTTCCCGGGAACGCCGTGGTGGAAGGTGACGACCCCTCTTTCGCCTCCACTTTTGTCCACCCTTCTTCCCAGGGTCTGGAGCACCTGACTTTGGGAGTCATGCACCAGTCCGGAGGCACCTTGCTAGGCTCGTCCTTGGGAATG GATTTGGGCCATCCCATCGGCTCACAGTTTAGCGGCTCATCTCCGGTCACCATTGATGTTCCGCTAGGAGAAATAAGCCAAGGCCTGCTGGGCTCCAACCAGCTGACCACCATCGACCAGTCAGAGCTCAGCGCTCAGCTAGGCCTCGGTTTGGGGGCTGGGAATATTTTGCAGCGGCCGCAGTCGCCGGAGCACCGGCTGTCGGCCACGGCGTCGCCTACCAGCTCGCTGCAGGATGATGACATGGACGACTTCCGAAGG AGCATCCTGGTGGAATCTCCCGTCTCTCAAACCTACTGCCCGGGGGTCATCTCCCTGGACCCCACTGTGGCCGAGGCGCCGCCATCCGGCTCCGCCTTGGCGCTCACGGGTCGAAAGGGAGGGGGAGGCAGGggcgggaagaagaagaaggaagacCCCAACGAGCCGCAGAAGCCCGTGCCAGCGTACGCTCTCTTCTTCAGGGATACTCAGGCAGCCATCAAAGGACAAAACCCCAAAGCTACCATAGGAGAAGTGTCAAAGATCGTGGCAACCATGTGGGACAGCCTCGGGAAGGAGCAAAAGCAG GTGTACAAGAGGAAAAACGAATTAGCCAAGAAGGATTACTTGAGAGCACTTGCGGAGTACAGGACCAACCTCAATTGTCAG GTCCCCATCGAAGTGTTGGATTCAgcgccgtcgccgtcgccgcCCCCAGCAGCTCCTACGGCCCCGGCCGCCAGTGTGTCGCCCGCCCCGTCTCGCCCCAGCAGGGCCCAGCAGTACAACCCCGAGGAGAACACCATCACCAACATCTGCGCTTCCAACATCATCTTGGACCTGCCTCAGGTCACCACACGCTCCCGCACGGGCGCCATCAGACCACAACCTCCGCCCGAATCCAACCCGCCCACCGTGGCCAAGATCATCATCAAGCAGATGCAGCTGCCCTCAGGCGGCGTGTCGGTCACGGCCATGCCCGCCTCGTCGCCGCGACAGCCGCCGCCGCTTCAGCAAATGCAaagcacgccgccgccgccaaggTTGCAGCAGATGGTGCACGCCCAAGCTCCGCCACCGCTGCAGGCCAAGCCTCGGGGAGGCGGTGCCGTGGCCACCGCGGCGCCGCCGCCGCTACAGATCAAGGTGGTCCCGTCGGTACGGCAGGCAGATCCCGGTGCGCCGGTCATTATGGCATCAGCTTGTGAAACGGCGGATTTGGCCAAGGCCGCTGCAGTGACAGGAGAGGAAATGATGGAGGCGGAGGAAGGG ATGGAAGTAGAGGTCAAAGTGGCCCCCGGGCATGACATCGCACCCTCTGCCAGTCCAAACATTTGCGTGCGCACCGGTTGCACCAACCCAGCAGTGGACAGCAAAGACTGGGACAAAGAGTACTGCAGCAACGAGTGTGTCGCCACACACTGCAG GGACGTGTTCACAGCCTGGTGCGCCATCCGAGGACAGAACTCCACCACGGTTACCTAG